From a region of the Fischerella sp. JS2 genome:
- a CDS encoding heavy metal translocating P-type ATPase: MQLVPKTNLSPEPTPTTEKIILDVGGMKCGGCVKAVERQLFQYPGVKSASVNLATEIAVVELETRALDADALAQQLTAAGFPSQPRQTSGKVADENQGKSDPAERQRQEIQSARRQLIIAALLLLLSGIGHFGNSGGFVLPVLHNIWFHCGLATVALLIPGRSILIDGWVSWRRLAPNMNTLVGLGTLIAYTASLVALLFPQLGWECFFDEPVMMLGFILLGRTLEKQARGRVVAAFKNLLDLQPQLARLIPKRGVQTRDGASVQPSATEVIEIPAEQVRVGEWLQVLPGDKVPVDGVVIDGQTTIDESMLTGEAVPVLKQSGDTVTAGTLNQSGAIAIEATRTGNDTTLAQIVALVEAAQIRKAPVQKLADTVAGYFTYGVLAAAVLTFLFWYFIGTHVWHDVTISAGMNMAHHFYVVPVPTHHSPLLVSLKLAIAVMVVACPCALGLATPTAILVGTAIAAERGLLIKGGDVLEKVHQLDTIVFDKTGTLTSGNPTVTDCIVLEGQEKQGETTNPQSPIPNPQYLLQLAAAVERGTCHPLATAIQNQVQQQQLTIPPATDFHTEPGLGVSAVVEGNLVLLGNWDWLSWHGIVINENVHKQAQTLAEDGKTVVGMAIAGTIAGLIAIQDILRPDAKAAVDKLRHMGLRVMLLSGDTPTAAFATANQLGLDTADVMAAVPPAKKAEVIQSLQNGDIERSANPKSVVAMVGDGINDAPALSQADIGIALHTGTDVAIETADIVLMRNCLSDVVASIQLSRATFNKIRQNLFWAFAYNTLGIPLAAGILLPSLHFVLSPAGAAALMAFSSVSVVTNSLLLRRFSHS; this comes from the coding sequence ATGCAACTTGTCCCAAAAACTAACCTTTCCCCAGAGCCAACTCCGACAACTGAGAAAATCATCTTAGATGTTGGAGGCATGAAATGTGGTGGCTGTGTAAAGGCTGTAGAGCGCCAACTGTTTCAATATCCTGGAGTGAAGAGCGCCAGTGTAAATCTAGCAACAGAGATTGCTGTTGTGGAGTTAGAGACTAGGGCGCTGGACGCAGATGCACTGGCACAGCAATTGACTGCGGCTGGATTTCCATCTCAACCGAGGCAAACAAGTGGGAAAGTCGCGGATGAAAACCAAGGCAAATCTGATCCAGCAGAACGACAGCGCCAAGAGATTCAGTCTGCACGTAGGCAGTTAATTATTGCTGCATTGCTGCTGCTGTTGTCAGGAATCGGACATTTTGGCAATAGTGGTGGCTTTGTACTGCCTGTTTTGCATAACATCTGGTTTCACTGCGGATTAGCAACGGTAGCGCTACTAATTCCTGGCCGCTCAATTTTGATAGATGGCTGGGTGAGCTGGCGACGGCTAGCACCCAATATGAATACTCTCGTCGGCTTGGGAACACTGATTGCTTACACAGCTAGTTTAGTTGCTCTGCTGTTTCCCCAGCTGGGCTGGGAGTGCTTCTTTGATGAGCCTGTGATGATGTTGGGCTTTATCTTATTGGGACGAACATTAGAAAAACAAGCCAGAGGTCGAGTTGTCGCTGCGTTTAAGAACTTGCTCGACCTCCAGCCCCAGTTAGCAAGATTGATTCCCAAACGGGGTGTACAGACGAGAGATGGCGCATCAGTGCAACCTTCTGCGACCGAAGTGATTGAAATTCCTGCCGAACAAGTACGTGTAGGCGAATGGTTACAAGTTCTGCCAGGAGACAAAGTTCCAGTTGATGGCGTAGTGATTGATGGTCAAACAACCATTGATGAATCAATGCTGACTGGAGAAGCTGTACCAGTGCTGAAGCAAAGCGGAGATACGGTCACAGCCGGAACACTCAATCAGTCAGGAGCGATCGCAATTGAAGCGACTCGCACTGGCAACGATACCACTTTGGCACAAATTGTGGCTTTAGTGGAAGCGGCACAAATTAGAAAAGCACCTGTACAGAAATTAGCAGATACAGTCGCAGGATACTTTACCTACGGTGTACTAGCGGCGGCTGTGCTGACATTTTTGTTTTGGTACTTTATCGGCACTCATGTTTGGCACGATGTTACCATCTCAGCTGGCATGAATATGGCCCATCACTTCTATGTTGTACCCGTACCTACTCATCACTCTCCGTTGTTGGTGAGCTTGAAGTTAGCTATTGCAGTTATGGTGGTAGCTTGTCCCTGTGCTTTAGGACTAGCCACACCTACAGCTATTCTCGTAGGAACAGCGATCGCTGCTGAACGAGGTCTATTAATCAAAGGCGGTGATGTTTTAGAAAAAGTCCATCAGTTGGATACCATCGTTTTTGACAAAACAGGCACGCTGACTAGTGGTAATCCAACCGTAACGGATTGTATTGTGCTGGAGGGACAAGAGAAACAGGGAGAAACAACTAATCCTCAATCCCCAATCCCTAATCCCCAATACTTATTACAACTCGCTGCTGCCGTAGAAAGGGGTACTTGTCATCCTTTGGCTACAGCAATTCAGAATCAAGTACAGCAGCAACAGTTAACTATTCCACCAGCTACTGACTTTCACACAGAACCAGGGCTTGGTGTTTCTGCTGTAGTCGAAGGCAATTTAGTACTTTTGGGAAATTGGGATTGGTTGAGTTGGCACGGAATTGTCATTAATGAAAATGTACACAAGCAGGCACAGACTTTAGCAGAGGATGGTAAAACTGTTGTGGGAATGGCAATTGCAGGAACAATTGCTGGACTCATTGCGATTCAAGATATCCTTAGACCAGATGCGAAAGCAGCTGTAGACAAGTTGCGTCACATGGGACTACGAGTCATGCTCCTCAGTGGTGATACACCAACAGCAGCTTTCGCTACTGCTAACCAACTGGGATTAGATACTGCCGATGTCATGGCGGCTGTACCTCCAGCCAAAAAAGCAGAGGTGATACAATCTCTTCAAAACGGAGATATAGAAAGAAGTGCTAATCCAAAATCCGTAGTCGCAATGGTAGGAGATGGCATCAACGATGCTCCGGCTTTGTCTCAAGCAGATATTGGGATTGCCTTACACACTGGTACAGATGTGGCGATTGAAACGGCTGATATTGTTTTAATGCGGAACTGTTTAAGCGATGTAGTCGCATCAATTCAACTCAGTCGTGCCACTTTCAATAAAATTCGCCAAAATTTATTTTGGGCTTTTGCCTATAACACGTTAGGAATTCCTTTGGCCGCTGGTATATTATTGCCCAGTCTACATTTTGTTCTTAGTCCTGCTGGTGCTGCGGCTCTCATGGCTTTTAGCTCGGTTAGTGTTGTTACCAATTCCCTACTACTACGGCGGTTTTCTCATAGTTAA
- a CDS encoding transposase: MRYESAYHLCKTNENYKLLNTDIAQQTLKVVDRTFKSFYGLLNAVKNGSYQQKVKLPSYLPKDSYFALIIPRIVVKDGKFRVPMSNAFKKQLGEVWISFPKRLNINSIKEVRVHPKYDARYFEVEFISEVSPETIEVKTDSAISIDLGVDNLAACVDTNGASFLVDGKPIKSINQWFNKRNAQLQSIKDKQGIKGITNQQVKLVVKRNNQVRDYLNKTARFIVNHCIQNSIANLIVGYNLGIKKEINIGGRNNQNFVQIPFHSLRFKLKALCKRYGLNYTEQEESYTSIASAIDGDEIPVYNADNPKEYLFSGLRIKRGLYRTKSGHLVNSDLNGSLNIGRKSKHEGFNRVSRGSLTAPRRINLLKLEKSTSVDLSRLCTTS; this comes from the coding sequence TTGCGTTATGAGTCTGCTTACCACCTGTGCAAAACCAATGAGAATTACAAACTTCTCAACACAGACATTGCACAGCAAACATTGAAGGTAGTAGATAGAACATTCAAAAGCTTTTATGGGTTGCTGAATGCAGTTAAAAACGGGAGTTACCAACAGAAGGTAAAACTTCCGAGCTATTTGCCCAAGGATAGCTATTTTGCACTGATAATTCCACGAATTGTTGTTAAGGATGGGAAGTTTAGAGTCCCAATGTCCAACGCCTTTAAAAAGCAGCTTGGTGAGGTTTGGATTTCATTCCCTAAGCGACTCAATATTAATTCGATTAAGGAAGTTAGAGTTCACCCAAAATACGATGCTCGATATTTTGAGGTAGAGTTTATCAGCGAAGTTTCACCTGAAACCATAGAAGTGAAAACTGATAGTGCTATTAGTATTGATTTGGGAGTAGATAATCTCGCAGCTTGTGTTGATACCAATGGGGCATCCTTTCTTGTGGATGGCAAACCGATTAAATCTATTAACCAGTGGTTTAACAAGCGTAACGCCCAACTGCAATCTATTAAAGATAAACAGGGTATCAAGGGCATTACTAATCAACAAGTGAAACTTGTGGTAAAACGCAATAATCAAGTCAGAGATTACCTGAACAAGACAGCACGATTTATCGTGAACCACTGCATCCAGAACAGTATTGCTAACTTGATTGTAGGGTACAATCTTGGCATCAAAAAAGAAATCAATATTGGTGGGCGCAATAACCAAAACTTTGTCCAAATACCTTTTCACAGTTTGCGGTTCAAATTGAAAGCACTGTGTAAAAGATACGGGTTGAATTACACTGAACAGGAAGAATCCTACACATCCATTGCTAGTGCGATTGATGGTGATGAGATACCTGTTTATAACGCCGACAATCCCAAAGAGTACCTGTTTTCCGGGTTACGAATTAAACGCGGATTGTACAGAACAAAAAGTGGACATCTGGTTAATAGTGATTTGAATGGTTCATTGAATATTGGAAGAAAAAGTAAGCATGAAGGTTTTAACCGAGTGTCTAGAGGGTCTTTGACCGCCCCAAGAAGGATTAACCTTCTTAAATTGGAGAAGTCCACAAGCGTGGATTTATCCCGCTTATGTACAACTTCTTAG
- a CDS encoding iron-sulfur cluster assembly accessory protein: MTQATQSSQRGIQLSEAALRQVKFLQEKQGGKDLCLRVGVRQGGCSGMSYLMDFEDPSKITANDDVFDYDGFKIVCDRKSLLYLYGLMLDYSDAMIGGGFQFTNPNASQTCGCGKSFGV, encoded by the coding sequence ATGACACAGGCAACTCAGTCTTCACAAAGGGGAATTCAGTTAAGCGAAGCAGCATTGCGGCAAGTGAAATTTTTGCAGGAAAAACAAGGCGGCAAAGACTTGTGCTTGCGGGTAGGAGTACGTCAAGGGGGTTGCTCTGGAATGTCTTACTTAATGGACTTTGAAGACCCTAGTAAGATTACCGCAAATGATGATGTTTTTGATTATGACGGCTTCAAAATAGTTTGCGATCGCAAGAGCCTATTATATCTCTATGGCTTAATGCTTGATTATAGCGATGCCATGATTGGTGGAGGCTTTCAATTCACCAATCCCAACGCCAGCCAAACTTGCGGCTGTGGGAAGTCATTTGGGGTGTAA
- a CDS encoding ribbon-helix-helix protein, CopG family, with translation MTNKKWAVKRITVNLAAQEAEKLEKYCQQTGRPATDVIRELIRGLSVAEDTNDGNR, from the coding sequence ATGACTAATAAAAAATGGGCTGTAAAACGTATTACTGTGAATTTAGCAGCACAGGAGGCCGAAAAATTGGAAAAGTATTGTCAGCAAACTGGTAGACCTGCAACTGACGTGATTCGGGAATTGATCCGAGGATTGTCTGTAGCTGAAGACACCAATGATGGTAACAGATAA
- a CDS encoding tetratricopeptide repeat protein, which yields MTNTVESLFDTGLERYKAGESPETLIPVFKEVCDRAPKSSAAWTCLAWLYLLDNKPNPAFKAAQKAVKLNPQDPQARVNLAIAMLESNQKGLRQHIDAANQLLTLSPEWQQEIKDSIEDGFKRKPDWQSLAKVKNWLFEN from the coding sequence ATGACTAATACAGTTGAATCCCTGTTTGATACAGGTTTAGAACGCTATAAAGCTGGGGAATCACCAGAGACTTTGATTCCTGTTTTTAAAGAGGTTTGCGATCGCGCTCCCAAAAGTAGCGCTGCTTGGACTTGTTTAGCATGGTTGTATCTGTTGGATAACAAACCCAACCCCGCTTTCAAGGCTGCACAAAAAGCAGTAAAGTTAAACCCACAAGACCCACAGGCAAGGGTAAATCTCGCTATTGCCATGTTGGAAAGCAATCAAAAAGGCTTACGCCAACATATTGATGCTGCTAATCAATTATTGACACTTAGCCCTGAATGGCAACAGGAAATCAAAGACAGCATCGAAGATGGTTTTAAGAGAAAACCAGATTGGCAGAGTTTGGCAAAAGTCAAAAATTGGTTATTTGAAAATTAA
- a CDS encoding DUF6930 domain-containing protein, with product MTSFNRSTSRRLRKLTQIPSVWEGDRRPLSSPTQHSDSETKGECILWVDGTQGIVRGMDVVPPESGPEAIVRTLMRAMENPHSPAKPARPQRIVVRDREIQFYLRGVLQDLDIAIDYSPELPLIDELFRGFAEILDSQVPELPPQYAKALREKALAIWQAAPWELLEEQQIVSIEINKWDVGTLYASMMGMLGMEYGVLLYRSEDSLKHFRATILREDESQGNLEEAFLKQDCLFLTFEHADETDEEEEFEDLAKLPLSEIEPTFGNIHPLEGLRSVLYDEEALIVYVALESLYRFIRDHRRHLGSDSFPALNRRYRISLPDSCDEQTKSVAITVSSMPELAAELEEMAGYEDEEDSEDEEIESESMPMFRSLRDDLIPEDSFLSLGVVSWEMLEYLRQGVNYHQAGEVKPVGDGLPVILIQTSRPKAKTVIENIEKAGGLKAICFNPGADPFGGDRYDLGLLQTQNGELFLFGEFLDDDPVHVEARRKWNQRCKNTKGFCGLIIAKGLTGAARGNPQLRDMMALFEARSLSPKDLGIGTLQLMPQLQFE from the coding sequence ATGACAAGTTTTAATCGCTCTACCAGCCGCCGTTTACGGAAATTAACTCAAATTCCTTCTGTATGGGAGGGCGATCGCCGTCCATTGTCATCACCAACCCAGCACTCAGACTCCGAAACCAAGGGCGAATGTATTCTGTGGGTGGATGGTACACAAGGCATTGTGCGGGGAATGGACGTAGTACCTCCAGAAAGCGGGCCAGAGGCAATTGTTCGCACTTTGATGCGAGCAATGGAGAATCCCCACAGTCCTGCTAAACCTGCGCGTCCCCAAAGAATTGTCGTCAGAGACCGGGAAATACAATTTTACTTACGTGGAGTCCTGCAAGATTTAGATATTGCCATTGACTACTCGCCTGAGTTACCTCTAATTGATGAGTTATTTCGTGGGTTTGCCGAAATTCTCGACTCTCAAGTTCCCGAATTACCTCCACAGTATGCTAAAGCTTTGCGAGAAAAAGCTTTAGCAATTTGGCAAGCTGCCCCTTGGGAATTATTAGAAGAACAGCAGATTGTATCAATCGAAATCAACAAATGGGATGTTGGCACACTCTACGCCTCAATGATGGGGATGCTAGGGATGGAATATGGAGTACTTTTGTATCGTTCAGAAGATTCACTGAAGCATTTTCGGGCCACAATTTTAAGAGAAGACGAATCACAAGGAAATTTAGAAGAAGCTTTCCTCAAGCAAGATTGTCTATTTCTGACGTTTGAACATGCTGACGAAACAGACGAAGAGGAAGAATTTGAGGATTTAGCAAAACTGCCACTGTCAGAAATTGAACCTACCTTTGGTAATATTCATCCTCTTGAGGGACTACGCTCGGTTTTATACGATGAAGAAGCACTGATAGTATATGTTGCCCTAGAAAGTCTTTACCGTTTTATTCGCGATCATCGTCGTCATTTGGGTAGCGATTCTTTTCCTGCTTTGAATCGTCGCTACCGCATTTCCCTACCAGATTCTTGTGATGAGCAAACAAAATCAGTAGCTATAACTGTCTCTAGTATGCCGGAATTGGCAGCAGAGTTGGAGGAAATGGCAGGCTATGAAGATGAAGAAGACTCAGAGGATGAGGAGATAGAATCTGAATCTATGCCGATGTTTAGGTCATTGCGAGATGACTTAATACCGGAAGACTCTTTTCTCAGCTTGGGTGTAGTGTCTTGGGAAATGTTAGAGTACTTACGTCAAGGAGTTAATTACCATCAAGCAGGAGAAGTTAAGCCAGTCGGTGATGGTCTGCCAGTTATTCTAATTCAAACTTCGCGCCCTAAAGCTAAGACCGTAATTGAAAACATAGAAAAAGCAGGAGGTCTGAAAGCAATTTGCTTCAATCCTGGTGCTGATCCTTTTGGTGGCGATCGCTATGATCTGGGTTTATTGCAAACTCAAAATGGCGAATTGTTCTTGTTTGGGGAGTTCTTAGATGATGATCCTGTTCACGTTGAGGCTAGAAGAAAATGGAATCAACGCTGTAAAAATACTAAAGGTTTCTGCGGTTTGATCATTGCCAAAGGACTTACTGGTGCTGCCCGTGGTAATCCCCAGTTGCGAGATATGATGGCTTTATTTGAGGCGCGATCGCTTTCACCTAAAGACTTAGGTATTGGTACTCTCCAGCTAATGCCGCAACTGCAATTTGAATAA
- a CDS encoding CPBP family intramembrane glutamic endopeptidase has protein sequence MTPKRLGLFLLTLLAIFVAGSSLLNSWKEPQFQSRLELYQTNIVLEASQWQISDGKDNDFQAAKEAIIGEKPLETATKQYQETRKSAEINLEKAQKQLADLSSEPVTTPATPKPQPEIPPATNTSRSVQQKQLQKTIDQLQKSIAEIDLRLGILQAQQKQTDTALKTWQQLQQNPQSKPELRETATALSGMWSSPPRLLPNAQQLIQDNLDGWFRYTALTQLYQLQQRQESLANLKTAEQEAAEQAFVKLAIIGTIPALGAFVGVGLLIFLVGQRVIKGKTSLLGQNADAAWSVPWDGETILQVFVVGFFFMGQVLIPIVLSLLPIPRSAQNLRLQAFYVFLSYILVASGAISVLYLSIKRFLPLESGWFRFSLRGKWFLWGFGGYCAALPVVVVVSLINQQIWQGQGGSNPLLQLALESQDSLALGIFFVTAAIAAPLFEEFLFRGFLLPSLTRYMSVWWAIIASSFLFAIAHLSLSEVLPLFALGIVLGVVYTRSRNLLAPMLLHSLWNSGTLLSLFILGSGSN, from the coding sequence ATGACACCTAAGCGGTTGGGTTTATTTTTGTTAACATTATTAGCGATTTTTGTTGCAGGTTCGTCCCTACTCAACAGTTGGAAAGAACCACAATTCCAAAGTCGCCTCGAACTTTATCAGACAAATATTGTCCTAGAAGCTTCCCAGTGGCAAATCTCAGATGGCAAGGATAATGATTTTCAAGCAGCCAAAGAAGCAATCATCGGTGAAAAACCTCTGGAAACCGCCACTAAGCAGTATCAAGAAACACGGAAATCGGCTGAAATTAATTTAGAAAAAGCTCAAAAGCAGCTGGCAGACTTAAGTTCTGAACCTGTTACAACTCCCGCAACTCCTAAACCCCAACCAGAAATTCCTCCTGCAACTAATACTTCTCGTTCAGTACAGCAAAAACAATTACAAAAAACAATTGATCAACTGCAAAAATCAATTGCTGAGATCGATTTGCGCTTGGGAATTTTACAAGCACAGCAAAAACAAACAGATACAGCCTTAAAAACTTGGCAGCAATTGCAGCAAAATCCCCAAAGTAAACCTGAGTTGCGCGAAACTGCTACGGCGTTAAGTGGAATGTGGAGTAGTCCGCCTCGTTTGCTTCCCAATGCTCAACAATTAATTCAAGATAATTTAGATGGCTGGTTTCGTTATACTGCTTTAACTCAACTCTACCAACTCCAGCAACGTCAAGAATCTTTAGCAAACCTTAAAACAGCAGAACAAGAAGCTGCGGAACAAGCATTTGTGAAATTGGCGATTATTGGTACTATTCCAGCGTTAGGGGCTTTTGTTGGTGTAGGACTGCTGATTTTTCTAGTTGGTCAACGTGTTATCAAGGGTAAAACTAGTTTATTGGGACAAAATGCTGATGCAGCTTGGTCAGTACCTTGGGATGGTGAAACGATTTTGCAGGTATTTGTCGTAGGTTTTTTCTTTATGGGACAGGTGTTGATCCCCATTGTCTTATCCCTACTTCCTATCCCTCGTTCTGCCCAAAATCTACGACTGCAAGCATTTTATGTATTCTTGAGTTACATATTAGTGGCATCAGGTGCAATCTCGGTACTGTATTTATCTATTAAACGTTTTTTACCGCTAGAGTCTGGCTGGTTTCGCTTCAGTTTACGGGGTAAGTGGTTTTTATGGGGATTTGGTGGTTATTGCGCGGCTTTACCTGTGGTAGTCGTGGTGTCTTTGATAAATCAACAAATATGGCAAGGGCAAGGTGGTAGTAATCCTCTGTTGCAGTTAGCATTGGAAAGTCAAGATTCTCTAGCATTAGGTATATTTTTCGTCACTGCCGCGATCGCTGCTCCTTTGTTTGAAGAATTTCTATTTCGCGGTTTTCTGCTACCTTCTCTGACTCGTTATATGTCGGTCTGGTGGGCTATTATTGCTAGTAGCTTTTTGTTTGCGATCGCTCATCTGAGTTTATCGGAAGTTTTACCACTATTCGCCTTAGGAATTGTTTTAGGAGTAGTTTACACGCGATCGCGTAATCTCCTTGCTCCCATGCTCCTTCATAGCCTTTGGAACAGTGGCACTCTACTTAGCTTATTTATCCTCGGTAGTGGCAGTAATTAA
- a CDS encoding FHA domain-containing protein, which yields MAENNSKQFLIDKTSTDFSNDLSMAAENHESHILIVEDDQGRKEFALERPIYSIGRDRECDIRLVSQFVSRRHATLVRLPRDDNSKSYYYRIVDGDAKGKPSSNGLMINGRKLPAHDLKNEDEVVFGPQVRAIYYLLKRDTMPPGQADVSEYDITLINPGMTDDLED from the coding sequence ATGGCAGAAAACAATTCTAAACAATTCTTAATTGATAAGACATCAACCGATTTTAGTAACGATTTGTCAATGGCAGCAGAAAACCATGAAAGCCATATACTGATCGTGGAAGACGATCAAGGACGTAAGGAATTTGCTCTGGAGCGTCCTATTTATTCCATCGGTCGAGACCGAGAATGTGATATTCGTTTAGTCTCACAATTTGTCTCGCGTCGTCACGCTACCTTAGTAAGGTTGCCCAGAGATGATAACAGCAAAAGTTATTATTATCGAATTGTTGATGGCGATGCTAAAGGCAAGCCCAGTTCCAATGGTCTGATGATTAATGGGCGCAAACTCCCTGCCCATGACCTTAAAAATGAAGATGAAGTTGTTTTTGGACCGCAGGTACGTGCTATTTATTACCTGTTAAAACGTGATACAATGCCCCCTGGTCAGGCTGATGTTAGTGAATATGACATTACACTTATCAACCCTGGTATGACTGACGATTTAGAAGACTAA
- a CDS encoding TM2 domain-containing protein has protein sequence MANLNPSHATKQLLAGYSGIMLGGLGIHKFVLGYTTEGFIMLLISLVGGYFTYGLTLFIMQLVGLIEGMIYLNKSYNQFVDTYFVNKQGWF, from the coding sequence ATGGCAAACCTCAACCCTAGTCATGCTACTAAACAACTATTAGCTGGTTACAGTGGCATTATGCTAGGAGGTCTTGGAATTCATAAGTTTGTTCTGGGTTATACCACAGAAGGATTTATCATGCTCCTGATTTCTTTAGTAGGAGGTTATTTCACCTACGGTTTAACCCTATTCATTATGCAGCTTGTGGGTTTAATAGAAGGAATGATCTACCTAAACAAATCCTACAACCAATTTGTTGATACCTACTTTGTTAACAAACAAGGCTGGTTTTAG
- the thyD gene encoding thylakoid membrane protein ThyD, whose amino-acid sequence MKVAVSGATGFVGSRLVEQLHKDGHRILVLTRNIAHAQKVFPNQAFSNVEILAYTPTVSGTWQEAIASCDGVVNLTGEPIGEGRWTPERKQEILNSRKLTTQKIVEAITKADPKPSVLVNASAIGYYGTSETATFDETSPSGDDFLAQVCQAWEAEATKVTEVGVRLVILRFGIVLGLGGALGKMITPFKLFAGGPIGSGKQWFSWIHIDDLVNLIIQALTKPEMSGVYNATAPHPVRMSELSTTMGKVMHRPSWLPVPDFAIEALLGDGAVVVLEGQQVLPKRTLESGFEFQYPDLQPALETILK is encoded by the coding sequence ATGAAAGTAGCAGTAAGTGGTGCAACAGGATTTGTTGGTAGTCGCTTAGTAGAACAGCTCCACAAAGATGGTCATCGGATATTAGTATTAACTCGTAACATTGCCCATGCTCAAAAGGTTTTCCCCAATCAAGCTTTCTCTAATGTAGAAATTCTTGCTTATACGCCGACGGTATCTGGTACTTGGCAAGAGGCGATCGCTTCATGCGATGGTGTTGTTAATCTGACTGGCGAACCCATCGGTGAGGGACGGTGGACACCAGAACGAAAACAAGAAATTCTCAACAGCCGAAAACTGACTACTCAAAAAATAGTGGAGGCAATAACTAAGGCTGATCCTAAACCTAGTGTTCTAGTTAACGCCTCTGCTATTGGTTACTACGGCACTAGTGAAACTGCTACTTTCGACGAAACAAGCCCATCTGGTGATGATTTTCTTGCCCAAGTTTGTCAGGCTTGGGAAGCTGAAGCAACAAAAGTGACAGAAGTTGGTGTCAGATTAGTAATTCTACGATTCGGCATTGTTTTGGGTCTAGGTGGAGCCTTGGGTAAAATGATTACACCTTTCAAGCTCTTTGCTGGCGGGCCTATTGGTAGCGGCAAACAATGGTTTTCGTGGATTCATATTGATGATTTAGTTAACTTGATTATCCAAGCTTTAACTAAACCAGAAATGTCAGGTGTATATAATGCTACTGCTCCTCATCCAGTCCGTATGTCAGAACTATCTACAACTATGGGCAAAGTCATGCATCGTCCTTCTTGGTTGCCTGTTCCTGACTTTGCCATAGAAGCTCTTTTGGGAGATGGAGCTGTGGTAGTTTTAGAAGGGCAACAAGTTCTTCCTAAACGTACTCTTGAAAGTGGATTTGAATTTCAATATCCTGATTTACAACCAGCTCTAGAAACAATTTTGAAATAA
- a CDS encoding IS1 family transposase (programmed frameshift), producing MECPRCGSCHNRKNGKKRGKQNHICCDCGRQFIDVYKPPRGYSDEIKQECLKMYVNGMGFRGIERVKNVHHTTIIHWVKRVGTQLADTPNSKEIPQVGELDELETFIGFKKNKIWLWTAVNHFTQGILAWVLGDRSSTTFQQLWNIVQCWQSYFYVTDGYPVYPCFVPDGDQIVSKTYMTRVENENTRLRHYLARLHRKTLCYSKTEEMLRYSVRLLLHYLKYRSVPLPA from the exons ATGGAATGTCCACGCTGTGGATCTTGTCATAACCGTAAGAATGGAAAGAAAAGAGGTAAACAGAATCACATTTGCTGTGATTGTGGTCGTCAATTCATTGATGTCTATAAACCACCCAGGGGCTACTCGGATGAAATCAAACAAGAATGCCTAAAAATGTACGTCAATGGTATGGGATTTCGTGGAATTGAAAGGGTGAAAAACGTTCATCATACTACCATTATTCATTGGGTTAAACGAGTGGGTACACAATTGGCGGATACACCAAATTCAAAGGAAATTCCGCAGGTGGGAGAACTAGATGAATTAGAAACATTTATTGGTT TCAAAAAAAATAAAATCTGGTTGTGGACGGCGGTAAATCACTTTACTCAAGGTATTCTTGCTTGGGTTTTAGGTGATCGTAGTTCGACTACTTTCCAACAGTTATGGAACATTGTCCAGTGTTGGCAGAGTTATTTTTACGTCACAGATGGATACCCTGTTTACCCTTGTTTTGTTCCTGATGGTGACCAAATTGTGAGTAAGACCTACATGACACGAGTCGAAAATGAAAACACAAGGCTTAGACATTATTTGGCTCGTCTTCATCGTAAAACTTTATGTTATTCCAAAACCGAGGAAATGCTGAGATACTCTGTTCGATTGTTATTGCACTACCTCAAATATCGTTCTGTTCCCTTACCTGCCTAA